The following are encoded in a window of Alphaproteobacteria bacterium genomic DNA:
- a CDS encoding hyaluronidase — MTPELGIIEGFFGRPWTWAQRDEAVRFLGPHGYRSYLYAPKADAYLRRRWQEPHPEPELALLLALRETCRREGVRFGIGLSPFELHLHPERGWQDRLAAKLAALAHLKPDDLAILFDDMRGDVPDLAQRQAAIVHFAAERSGVSRILCCPSYYSDDPILDVAFGQRPPLYLEQLGRLLDPAIRIFWTGEEVCSREFSPGHLARVAEQLRRKPVLWDNYPVNDGARMSQHLHLRAFTGRPAAIGAHIAGHGVNPASQPLLSRVPLLTLAESYAQGDAYQYRAAFDRAARAVLGEELAGRLAKDVLTLQDRGLDRLGERRAALHLRYSAFAHPAAQEIVQWLDGYWNVTDELVQTQ; from the coding sequence GTGACTCCGGAGCTTGGGATCATCGAAGGCTTTTTCGGCCGCCCCTGGACGTGGGCGCAGCGCGACGAAGCCGTGCGCTTCCTCGGCCCCCACGGCTATCGCTCCTATCTCTACGCGCCCAAGGCCGACGCCTATCTCCGCCGCCGCTGGCAGGAGCCGCACCCGGAGCCCGAGCTGGCGCTGTTGCTCGCGCTGCGCGAGACGTGCCGGCGCGAGGGCGTTCGCTTCGGCATCGGCCTCAGCCCGTTCGAGCTTCACCTCCATCCGGAGCGCGGCTGGCAGGACCGGCTCGCGGCCAAGCTCGCAGCGCTCGCGCACCTGAAGCCCGACGACCTCGCCATCCTGTTCGACGACATGCGCGGCGACGTTCCCGACCTCGCCCAGCGCCAGGCGGCGATCGTTCACTTCGCCGCCGAGCGCAGCGGCGTGAGCCGGATCCTGTGCTGCCCCTCTTATTATTCGGACGATCCGATCCTCGACGTCGCCTTCGGCCAAAGGCCTCCCCTCTATCTCGAGCAGCTCGGCCGCCTGCTCGATCCCGCGATCCGGATCTTCTGGACCGGCGAGGAGGTGTGCAGCCGCGAATTCAGCCCCGGCCACCTCGCGCGAGTCGCCGAGCAGCTTCGGAGAAAGCCCGTGCTGTGGGACAATTACCCGGTCAACGACGGCGCCCGAATGTCGCAGCATCTGCACCTGCGCGCCTTCACCGGCCGCCCGGCCGCGATCGGCGCGCACATTGCGGGGCACGGCGTGAACCCGGCTTCCCAGCCCTTGCTCAGCCGGGTGCCGCTGCTGACTCTGGCCGAAAGCTACGCGCAAGGAGACGCCTATCAATATCGCGCGGCGTTCGACCGCGCGGCCCGAGCGGTGCTCGGCGAGGAGCTTGCCGGGCGCTTGGCGAAGGACGTCCTCACTCTTCAGGACCGCGGGCTCGACCGGCTTGGCGAGCGGCGCGCGGCGCTGCACCTGCGCTATTCGGCCTTCGCCCATCCCGCCGCGCAGGAGATCGTGCAGTGGCTGGACGGCTATTGGAATGTCACCGACGAACTGGTTCAGACGCAGTAG
- a CDS encoding DUF2332 family protein: MAGEADIRAAFAQQAFYCDSLFAPLTGLVCALLGERLDRTTLIGRRVLEWPGNPAPIGDALALRVYGGLHFLVRNGTAPHLAALYPPAPLPHPDRLWDALSRLLDEERLAAWLDGPPQTNEVGRAAVLMSGLLVVAHRFGLPLRLYELGASAGLNLNLDRYRYDLGGRAAGDAASPLLLKPDWSGPPPPDARISIEDRAGVDLDPVPLPAGRERLLAYVWADQTERIARLESALEIAAIAPPRIDQGDAAEWIEAALAPEPEPGVARVVMHSVAYHYFPVDRRGRIARHIEAVGAAASAGAPLAWLRYEENEGEGRFSLRLRTWPGEDMLLAWTHPHGQSVEWLATASEPVRR; encoded by the coding sequence ATGGCGGGCGAAGCGGACATTCGCGCCGCTTTCGCACAGCAGGCCTTTTACTGCGATTCGCTCTTCGCGCCCCTTACCGGACTGGTCTGCGCCTTGCTGGGAGAGCGGCTCGATCGCACCACCCTGATCGGCCGGCGCGTCCTGGAGTGGCCCGGCAATCCCGCCCCGATCGGCGACGCGCTCGCGCTTAGGGTCTACGGCGGCCTCCATTTTCTGGTCCGGAACGGCACGGCGCCCCACCTGGCGGCGCTCTATCCGCCCGCGCCGCTGCCGCATCCGGATCGGCTCTGGGACGCGCTGTCGCGGCTGCTCGACGAGGAAAGGCTCGCCGCCTGGCTCGACGGCCCGCCCCAGACCAACGAAGTCGGCCGCGCCGCGGTGCTGATGAGCGGGCTGCTGGTCGTCGCTCACCGGTTCGGCCTGCCGCTCCGGCTCTATGAGCTCGGCGCCAGCGCCGGCCTCAACCTCAACCTCGACCGCTATCGCTACGACCTCGGCGGCCGCGCGGCGGGCGACGCGGCCTCGCCGCTGTTGCTTAAACCCGATTGGTCGGGCCCGCCCCCGCCCGACGCGCGGATATCCATCGAGGACCGCGCGGGCGTCGATCTCGACCCCGTTCCGCTGCCCGCCGGACGCGAGCGGCTGCTCGCCTATGTCTGGGCCGACCAGACGGAGCGGATCGCCCGCCTCGAGTCCGCGCTGGAGATCGCCGCTATCGCGCCGCCGCGGATCGACCAGGGCGACGCCGCGGAGTGGATCGAGGCCGCGCTCGCGCCGGAGCCCGAGCCCGGCGTCGCGCGCGTCGTGATGCACTCGGTCGCCTACCATTACTTCCCCGTGGACCGACGCGGACGAATCGCCCGGCATATCGAAGCGGTCGGCGCTGCGGCGAGCGCAGGCGCCCCGCTCGCCTGGCTGCGCTACGAGGAGAATGAGGGTGAGGGCCGGTTCAGCCTGCGGCTGCGGACCTGGCCGGGCGAGGATATGCTGCTCGCCTGGACCCATCCTCACGGACAGTCGGTGGAGTGGCTCGCTACTGCGTCTGAACCAGTTCGTCGGTGA